From Butyricimonas paravirosa, one genomic window encodes:
- a CDS encoding ornithine cyclodeaminase family protein, whose translation MKPITLKVITLEDVETIFKNRTDMIFDIVIDAFKKYINGDVLLPDKISQIFDNSTQNRINCMPATLFSEAVSGLKWVSVFPTNAAVGEPNVTGVMLLSEIKTGFPIALIDGTLCTKIRTAAVGCVAAKYLAPSKVKKVGFIGAGEEARMHCVLLKHLFPTINTCRVASRKHSTEIDFVNELSRCMKDVSFIDCEGDYSKAVEDTDIIVTAISAQAPLLKANAINKGCLYIHVGGWEDEYAVAQKASKIVCDDWEASKHRTQTISRMYKEGLLTDDDIYANLNEIIQGSKLGRENDEEIIYFNSVGLSFIDINFANEIYKQAQEMHLGRMVTLAGLNDTDYSIFL comes from the coding sequence ATGAAACCAATAACATTAAAAGTAATTACATTAGAAGATGTCGAAACAATATTTAAGAATCGGACAGATATGATTTTTGATATTGTTATAGATGCCTTTAAAAAATATATTAACGGGGATGTTTTGCTTCCTGATAAAATATCGCAGATATTTGATAATTCAACGCAGAACAGGATTAACTGTATGCCAGCTACGTTATTTTCTGAAGCTGTATCAGGACTGAAGTGGGTGTCTGTTTTTCCAACGAATGCGGCTGTGGGTGAACCTAACGTTACAGGGGTAATGTTACTTTCTGAAATTAAAACGGGGTTCCCTATTGCCTTAATTGATGGAACTTTGTGTACAAAAATTAGAACGGCTGCAGTCGGGTGTGTTGCGGCTAAATATTTGGCTCCATCAAAAGTTAAAAAAGTCGGATTTATTGGAGCGGGAGAAGAGGCTCGAATGCATTGTGTTTTACTGAAACATTTATTTCCAACAATTAATACTTGCAGAGTCGCTTCCCGTAAACATTCTACAGAAATTGATTTTGTAAATGAATTATCTCGGTGTATGAAAGATGTTTCATTTATAGACTGTGAAGGTGATTATTCAAAAGCGGTTGAGGATACGGATATTATAGTAACAGCTATTAGTGCTCAGGCTCCATTGTTAAAGGCTAATGCTATAAATAAAGGATGTTTATATATTCATGTTGGTGGTTGGGAAGATGAATATGCAGTTGCACAAAAAGCTTCAAAAATAGTTTGTGATGATTGGGAAGCTTCAAAGCATAGAACGCAGACAATTTCCCGAATGTACAAAGAAGGTTTGTTAACAGATGATGATATATATGCTAATTTAAATGAAATTATTCAAGGTTCTAAATTAGGGCGTGAAAATGATGAAGAAATAATTTATTTTAATTCTGTGGGCTTATCTTTTATCGATATAAATTTTGCTAATGAAATTTATAAACAAGCACAAGAAATGCACTTGGGGAGAATGGTCACGTTGGCGGGATTGAATGATACCGATTATAGTATTTTTCTATAG
- a CDS encoding ATP-grasp domain-containing protein, with product MSKLLIIGASVLQLPAIKKAKELGHVVAVADYNPSAIGIPYADRYYNASTIDVEAICDVAKDFRPDGIMTLATDMPMRSIAAATTLLGLPGISMDTAVKTTDKWEMIKAFKEHDVESPWFYIIERENDWDFVRKRITSPCVLKPTDNAGSRGVILVETVQKLDEAYQYSKSQSRGGKVIVEEYMRGNEVSVEVIVYKGKVHILAITDKLTTGAPYFVEMGHSQPSRLPEKDLLKIRDLTSRAIKAVGIENGPAHVEVMQTKQGPKMIELGARMGGDCITTHLVPLSTGIDMVKATIDIALGIEPDIIPKFSKGSAIRFFKVPCGVIESIEGVESSRKTEGIKEIILNKKVGDMVSEIHSSLDRVGFVIAQGKDVSEAISRCEINGVTINVR from the coding sequence ATGAGTAAACTATTAATTATTGGGGCATCAGTTCTTCAATTGCCCGCAATAAAAAAAGCAAAAGAATTAGGTCATGTGGTAGCAGTTGCAGACTATAATCCTAGTGCGATAGGAATTCCTTATGCTGATAGGTATTATAATGCAAGTACGATAGATGTTGAGGCTATTTGTGATGTGGCAAAAGATTTTAGACCAGATGGGATTATGACGTTGGCTACAGATATGCCAATGCGTTCTATTGCAGCAGCTACGACCTTGTTAGGATTGCCTGGAATATCCATGGATACTGCCGTCAAAACCACGGATAAGTGGGAAATGATAAAGGCTTTTAAAGAACATGATGTCGAATCTCCTTGGTTCTATATTATAGAGAGGGAGAATGATTGGGACTTTGTAAGGAAAAGAATCACAAGTCCGTGTGTGTTAAAGCCAACTGATAATGCAGGGAGTCGGGGAGTTATTCTCGTGGAAACAGTTCAAAAATTGGATGAGGCATATCAATACAGTAAGAGCCAGTCTCGTGGGGGTAAAGTTATTGTTGAAGAATATATGCGGGGTAATGAAGTTAGCGTGGAGGTGATTGTTTACAAGGGAAAAGTTCATATACTGGCAATAACAGATAAATTAACAACAGGAGCTCCTTATTTTGTTGAAATGGGACACTCTCAGCCCTCACGTTTACCTGAAAAAGATTTGTTAAAGATTCGAGATTTAACATCACGTGCAATTAAGGCGGTGGGAATTGAAAATGGACCAGCTCATGTGGAGGTCATGCAGACCAAGCAAGGACCTAAAATGATAGAGCTTGGTGCAAGAATGGGAGGAGATTGTATCACTACGCATCTTGTTCCTTTGTCTACAGGAATTGATATGGTTAAAGCTACTATTGATATTGCGCTTGGAATAGAACCTGATATTATTCCAAAATTTTCAAAAGGAAGTGCGATTCGTTTTTTTAAAGTTCCTTGTGGAGTGATAGAATCAATTGAAGGGGTGGAAAGTTCTCGAAAAACAGAGGGAATAAAAGAAATTATTCTTAATAAAAAAGTTGGGGATATGGTATCGGAAATACATAGTAGTTTAGATCGAGTTGGCTTTGTGATAGCTCAAGGAAAAGATGTATCAGAGGCTATCTCTAGATGTGAAATAAATGGTGTTACTATAAATGTCCGGTAA
- a CDS encoding sugar transferase has translation MYKCFFKRFFDIIIALLFLPFILFVFVVIAPIIYFTDKGPVFYNAKRAGKRAKPFKMFKFRSMYVNSPDLRNADGSTYNGEDDPRVTRIGKILRKTSLDELPQLLNVLLGDMSFVGPRPTLATKTWDELDDVRKKRASIRPGITGYSQAYYRNSITQDEKFAYDAYYVEHMSLWLDVKILLQTVISVIKRDHIFVQQK, from the coding sequence ATGTATAAATGTTTTTTTAAGCGTTTTTTTGATATTATAATAGCTCTACTGTTTTTACCTTTTATTTTGTTTGTTTTTGTCGTGATAGCTCCTATCATTTATTTTACGGATAAAGGACCTGTTTTTTATAATGCAAAAAGAGCTGGTAAGAGAGCTAAGCCATTTAAAATGTTTAAGTTTCGTTCAATGTACGTTAATTCTCCTGATTTGAGGAATGCTGATGGGTCTACTTATAATGGGGAAGATGATCCTCGAGTAACGAGAATTGGGAAAATTTTAAGAAAAACTAGTTTGGATGAATTGCCCCAATTGTTAAATGTATTATTAGGGGATATGAGTTTCGTGGGACCCCGACCAACATTAGCGACAAAAACATGGGATGAACTTGATGACGTGAGAAAAAAAAGAGCGAGTATTCGTCCAGGAATTACAGGATATAGCCAAGCATATTATCGGAATTCAATAACACAAGATGAAAAATTTGCTTACGACGCCTATTATGTAGAGCATATGAGTTTGTGGTTAGATGTTAAGATATTGCTCCAAACTGTAATTTCAGTTATCAAACGTGATCATATTTTTGTTCAACAAAAATGA
- a CDS encoding DegT/DnrJ/EryC1/StrS family aminotransferase: MKISFSPPDMSELEVQEVSDTIRSGWITTGPRTKEFEHLLAMCCGTDKVVCLNSATACMELILRVLGIGPGDEVITSAYTYTASASVICHVGAKLVLVDTAPNSFEMDYSKLADAITEKTKVIIPVDLGGVICDYDKIFAAVEQKKHLFLPNNEIQKAFGRVIVLADAAHAFGAKWHGEMCGNIADFTSFSFHAVKNLTTAEGGALTWRNISGIDNDWLYKQFQLLSLHGQNKDALAKTKLGAWEYDIVYPAYKCNMTDIMAGIGLAQLKRYPEMLYRRRRIIERYNEVLKECDVQVLNHYGEDHSSSGHLYLVRLLGKDIEFRNEVICRMAERGIACNVHYKPLPMMTAYKNLGFDIKDYPNAFDMFVNEVTLPLHTCLSDEQVEYLLSNFMEIINE; encoded by the coding sequence ATGAAAATTTCGTTTTCACCTCCAGACATGAGTGAATTGGAGGTGCAAGAAGTGTCGGATACTATTCGTTCTGGATGGATTACAACAGGCCCTCGTACTAAAGAATTTGAACATCTTTTAGCGATGTGTTGTGGAACGGATAAGGTAGTTTGTTTGAATTCTGCTACAGCCTGTATGGAGTTGATATTACGTGTATTGGGAATTGGTCCGGGAGATGAGGTAATTACTTCTGCGTATACTTATACTGCTTCTGCAAGTGTAATTTGCCACGTTGGGGCAAAGCTTGTTTTAGTTGATACTGCACCTAATTCATTCGAAATGGATTATTCGAAATTGGCAGATGCAATAACCGAGAAGACAAAAGTGATTATTCCCGTGGATTTAGGAGGTGTAATTTGTGATTACGATAAAATTTTTGCTGCCGTTGAACAGAAAAAACATTTGTTTTTGCCCAACAATGAGATACAGAAAGCTTTTGGACGAGTGATCGTGTTAGCAGATGCCGCTCATGCTTTTGGGGCAAAATGGCATGGGGAAATGTGTGGGAATATTGCTGATTTTACAAGTTTCTCGTTTCATGCGGTGAAAAATTTGACAACGGCCGAGGGTGGGGCTTTAACTTGGAGAAATATTTCTGGAATTGATAATGATTGGTTGTATAAGCAATTCCAGTTGTTGTCTTTGCATGGGCAAAACAAGGATGCTCTCGCCAAGACTAAATTAGGCGCTTGGGAATATGATATCGTTTATCCGGCGTACAAGTGTAATATGACAGACATTATGGCTGGTATAGGATTAGCACAATTAAAGCGTTATCCCGAAATGTTGTATCGGCGGAGACGGATTATCGAACGTTATAATGAAGTTTTGAAGGAATGTGACGTGCAAGTACTCAATCATTATGGGGAAGATCATTCTTCTAGCGGTCATCTTTATTTAGTACGTTTGTTAGGAAAAGACATAGAATTTCGGAATGAAGTAATCTGTCGAATGGCGGAACGGGGTATTGCTTGTAACGTGCATTACAAACCGTTACCAATGATGACAGCTTATAAAAATCTAGGATTTGATATTAAAGATTATCCTAATGCGTTCGATATGTTTGTGAATGAGGTGACTCTTCCCTTGCATACTTGTTTGTCAGATGAGCAAGTTGAATATTTGCTTTCAAATTTTATGGAGATTATTAATGAGTAA
- a CDS encoding CatB-related O-acetyltransferase, whose product MLKYIYGLLKNLFNPAVSLLAKVDNLSHIDRRAKIYRKTKVFNSSIGRYSYLGRGSSLIYAEVGQFCSIAGNTIVGPGIHPLNNLSTSPIFTEKINGTCHSWTDRTPQYPYKKVFIGNDVWIGLRVIIMGGVHIGDGAVIAAGTIVTKDVPPYAVVGGIPARILKYRFSQEIINELLNIQWWHLPENKLRDNIHYFQTDEILIDKLKEFRSKSN is encoded by the coding sequence ATGTTAAAATATATTTATGGTTTGTTGAAAAATCTATTTAATCCTGCGGTATCTCTATTGGCTAAAGTTGATAATTTATCCCATATTGATCGAAGAGCAAAAATTTATCGTAAAACTAAGGTTTTTAATTCATCCATTGGGAGGTATTCTTATTTGGGACGAGGTTCTTCTTTAATATATGCAGAAGTAGGGCAATTTTGTTCTATTGCAGGTAATACAATTGTAGGTCCAGGTATACATCCATTGAATAATCTTTCTACCTCTCCTATATTTACAGAAAAGATTAATGGAACTTGTCATTCTTGGACAGATAGAACGCCTCAATATCCTTATAAAAAGGTATTTATTGGTAATGATGTTTGGATTGGTCTTAGAGTTATTATCATGGGAGGAGTACACATAGGCGATGGGGCTGTAATTGCAGCAGGTACTATAGTGACTAAAGATGTTCCCCCTTATGCAGTTGTTGGAGGAATTCCAGCGAGAATACTTAAATATCGTTTTTCTCAAGAAATAATAAATGAATTATTAAACATTCAGTGGTGGCATCTTCCTGAAAATAAGTTAAGAGATAATATTCATTATTTTCAAACAGATGAAATCTTGATTGATAAGTTGAAAGAATTTCGATCAAAATCTAATTAA
- a CDS encoding glycosyltransferase encodes MMKYKINVLIITYNQEGVIGRALESVLIQKEWGLNQIIVCDDCSTDNNWEVISRYVEMYPNIITAYKNTSNLGIYGNCEKLVSLRGNADLFYILSGDDALCDGLFRHVHLLIEKKHIDVQNKAISLYFDWKVVTPKGKMIVFRNDKIEKGRDPFRLRYRLLIYNRSTFINSKVINQFKPVPLDKGITLSEDLFEFQYQQYSEESYYYSYVGSMYYSQLGISTKMRTKKNIEENIYKWEFFLKTFDLNKKDVAYTRMKLCLLRYSVKPTLIMFLNVLLYFIKSLDVKLGIDLKNIYFLLRSLIKSPFLSCK; translated from the coding sequence ATGATGAAATATAAAATTAATGTATTGATTATTACTTATAATCAAGAGGGTGTAATTGGGCGTGCATTGGAATCTGTTCTGATACAAAAAGAATGGGGATTAAACCAAATTATAGTATGTGATGATTGTTCTACAGATAATAATTGGGAGGTAATTAGTAGATATGTTGAAATGTATCCCAATATAATTACAGCTTATAAAAATACGTCTAATTTAGGTATTTATGGTAATTGTGAAAAATTGGTATCGTTAAGGGGTAATGCAGATTTGTTTTATATTTTGTCTGGAGATGATGCTCTTTGTGACGGATTGTTTAGGCATGTACATTTGCTTATTGAGAAGAAACATATAGATGTACAAAATAAAGCAATATCACTATATTTTGACTGGAAAGTTGTAACTCCAAAGGGTAAAATGATTGTTTTTAGAAATGATAAAATAGAAAAAGGAAGAGACCCTTTTCGTCTAAGATATAGACTTTTAATTTATAATCGATCTACATTTATTAATAGCAAAGTAATTAATCAATTTAAACCTGTTCCATTAGATAAAGGTATTACATTATCTGAAGATTTATTTGAATTTCAATATCAACAATATTCAGAAGAGAGTTATTATTACTCATATGTTGGGTCTATGTATTATTCTCAGTTAGGAATTTCAACCAAAATGAGAACTAAGAAAAATATTGAAGAAAATATTTATAAGTGGGAATTTTTTTTAAAGACATTTGATCTCAATAAAAAAGATGTAGCGTATACAAGAATGAAACTGTGTTTATTGAGGTATTCTGTAAAACCAACGCTTATAATGTTTTTGAATGTTTTGTTATATTTTATTAAAAGTTTGGATGTAAAGTTAGGAATAGATTTAAAAAATATTTATTTTTTATTGAGAAGTTTAATAAAATCGCCTTTTTTGTCATGTAAGTAA
- a CDS encoding DegT/DnrJ/EryC1/StrS family aminotransferase has protein sequence MIKFLDLQKVTFKYSKEIHEAINKVVDSGWYLQGEENKNFETNYAKYIGTEYCVGVANGLDALVWIFRAYIELGMMRPGDEVIVPANTYIATILSITENGLKPILVEPSIDSYQIDDSKIEGIITSKTRAICIVHLYGQCAYTERIESICKKYNLKLIEDNAQAHGCKFNGKKTGALGDAAGHSFYPGKNLGALGDAGAVTTNDALLAKTIRSLANYGSAEKYVFQYAGRNSRLDEIQAAVLNVKLKHLDEDIQIRKNIAKYYINHIRNSKIILPTVFDDDQHVFHLFTIRCAERDRLQQYLTDNGIQTNIHYPIPPHKQECYKEWNEMSLPITEKIHTEELSLPISPVMSKYEINRIIEVINNFM, from the coding sequence ATGATTAAATTTTTAGACCTACAAAAAGTAACTTTTAAGTATTCGAAAGAAATACATGAGGCCATCAATAAAGTTGTAGATTCAGGTTGGTATTTGCAGGGGGAAGAAAACAAGAATTTTGAAACAAATTATGCTAAATATATTGGTACGGAGTATTGTGTTGGTGTTGCAAATGGACTTGATGCTTTGGTATGGATATTTAGAGCGTATATTGAATTGGGAATGATGAGACCTGGTGACGAAGTGATAGTTCCTGCGAATACTTATATTGCAACAATATTGTCTATAACTGAAAATGGTTTAAAGCCAATTTTAGTAGAACCTTCGATAGATTCCTATCAAATTGATGATTCTAAGATTGAGGGAATTATTACGTCAAAGACTAGAGCTATTTGTATTGTTCATCTTTATGGACAATGTGCCTATACAGAAAGAATTGAAAGCATTTGTAAAAAGTATAATTTGAAATTAATTGAAGATAATGCTCAAGCACATGGTTGTAAATTTAATGGAAAAAAAACAGGTGCATTAGGCGATGCAGCAGGGCATAGTTTTTATCCAGGAAAGAATTTAGGTGCATTAGGCGATGCGGGTGCAGTGACTACTAATGATGCTTTATTAGCCAAAACAATTCGTTCTTTGGCTAACTATGGATCTGCGGAAAAATATGTATTTCAATATGCTGGGCGTAATAGTCGTTTAGATGAAATACAGGCAGCTGTTTTGAATGTGAAATTAAAACATCTCGATGAAGATATTCAAATACGTAAGAATATAGCTAAATATTATATAAATCATATTCGAAATTCTAAAATAATTTTACCTACTGTTTTTGATGATGATCAGCACGTTTTTCATTTATTTACAATTCGTTGTGCCGAGCGTGATAGACTTCAGCAATATTTAACAGATAATGGAATACAAACCAATATTCATTATCCGATCCCACCTCATAAGCAGGAATGTTATAAAGAATGGAATGAAATGTCATTACCGATCACAGAAAAAATTCATACGGAAGAATTAAGTTTACCGATAAGTCCTGTGATGTCTAAGTATGAGATAAATAGAATTATAGAAGTCATCAACAATTTTATGTAA
- a CDS encoding acyltransferase — protein sequence MIHPSSDVKSIQIGTNTNIWQYCVIFQQAVIGDNCNICAHVLIENDVRIGNNVTVKSGVQIWDGVTIEDNVFIGPNVTFTNDLVPRSKVYPGHFTKTLIKKGASIGANSTIVAGHIIGENALIGAGSVVTKDVPANTVWFGNPAKMRGIILENMKIEYINNTDYQ from the coding sequence ATGATACATCCTTCTTCAGACGTAAAGTCAATACAAATTGGTACAAACACCAATATTTGGCAGTATTGTGTCATATTCCAACAAGCAGTCATCGGTGACAATTGTAATATTTGTGCTCATGTTCTTATTGAGAATGATGTTCGTATTGGTAATAATGTTACAGTTAAGAGTGGAGTACAGATTTGGGATGGCGTTACCATAGAGGACAATGTTTTTATTGGCCCTAATGTTACATTCACCAATGATCTTGTTCCACGTTCTAAAGTTTATCCGGGACATTTTACCAAGACATTGATAAAAAAAGGAGCTTCAATTGGTGCAAACTCTACAATAGTGGCAGGTCATATAATTGGCGAAAATGCTTTAATTGGGGCGGGTAGCGTAGTGACAAAAGATGTTCCTGCAAATACAGTTTGGTTTGGTAATCCTGCAAAAATGAGAGGAATAATACTTGAAAATATGAAAATAGAATACATAAATAATACTGATTATCAGTAA
- a CDS encoding sugar 3,4-ketoisomerase: MKRLSTVYDCTIIELDKHHSERKGNISVIENDKTIPFEVKRVYYLYDIPGGEERGAHAHKKLQQLIIAASGSFDVILNDGNVKRRFTLNHPYQGLYVKPGIWRDLGEFSSGAVCLVLASEVYDEADYIRDYNDFLNYKNR; encoded by the coding sequence ATGAAGAGGTTAAGTACAGTATATGATTGTACAATAATTGAGTTAGATAAACATCATAGCGAGAGAAAAGGGAATATAAGTGTGATAGAAAATGATAAAACTATTCCTTTTGAAGTCAAAAGAGTTTATTATTTGTATGATATTCCAGGAGGGGAAGAACGTGGAGCTCATGCTCATAAAAAATTGCAACAATTAATTATAGCTGCTAGTGGAAGTTTTGATGTAATACTAAATGATGGCAATGTTAAAAGAAGGTTTACTCTTAATCATCCTTATCAAGGATTATATGTGAAACCTGGAATATGGCGTGATTTGGGAGAATTTTCATCGGGAGCAGTATGTTTGGTATTAGCTTCAGAAGTGTACGATGAAGCTGATTATATCAGAGATTATAACGATTTTTTGAATTATAAAAATAGATGA
- a CDS encoding sugar 3,4-ketoisomerase, with product MSDCKIITLPKILDKRGNLSFIEQLNHVPFVIKRIYWIYDVPGGEGRGGHAYKENQEFIVALSGSFDVIIDDGKEKEVVTLNRSYYGLYVPKGFWREINNFSTNSLALILSSTEYDKYDYIYDYNEFKLSNL from the coding sequence ATGTCTGATTGTAAGATTATAACACTCCCTAAGATATTGGATAAACGGGGAAATCTTTCTTTTATAGAACAGTTAAATCACGTGCCCTTTGTGATTAAACGTATTTATTGGATCTACGATGTTCCTGGAGGTGAAGGGCGAGGTGGACATGCTTATAAAGAAAATCAAGAATTTATTGTTGCGTTGTCTGGAAGTTTTGATGTGATTATTGATGATGGTAAAGAAAAAGAAGTCGTTACATTGAATCGTTCTTATTATGGACTTTATGTGCCTAAAGGTTTTTGGCGTGAAATTAATAACTTTTCTACGAATTCATTGGCCTTGATATTATCATCTACAGAATATGATAAATATGATTATATATATGATTATAATGAGTTTAAATTAAGTAATCTATGA
- a CDS encoding O-antigen ligase family protein → MNFVRVKEKSNNYTVAFFLYATLIVDLIRKIGWGNVHVVRDVIYILVFLFIICSVYRLRNLVAAMFVALGVSCIYIVSFLINSSYPELYLTSWTLFIMRLWPAYIIGRYLKDWDSVLNAVRHLIWIAFIYSILIIISPEVTKASYITVASNLIYVVLLATYSSVKQGKWFSLLLCVVCWLPMLLYGSRTMLFGILGVFFLSFLLSLKRMSFGKQLVVMTLLIACVIIIAINFDTLFKWLYDVFPTSRTLQYLVAGDIFDDSNRFVYYDRIKNSLSLYPFKVYGFLGDRIYYAEQSVDILSVGEIESMYSHNVPLELCMNFGLLPGVFLNLYFMYKIVRCFGMLSKGNGGAFQIVFVIFLGVTLVNMIVSVSYLNEYSIWLIIGLVFHILGRHNTKEFCQLKC, encoded by the coding sequence ATGAATTTTGTTCGGGTAAAAGAAAAATCTAATAACTATACAGTAGCCTTTTTCTTGTATGCGACATTGATTGTTGATCTTATTCGAAAGATAGGGTGGGGTAATGTTCATGTGGTGCGAGATGTTATTTATATACTAGTGTTTTTGTTTATAATATGTAGTGTATATCGCTTGAGAAATTTGGTGGCTGCTATGTTTGTGGCATTGGGCGTGAGTTGTATTTATATTGTAAGTTTTTTAATTAATAGTAGTTATCCAGAATTGTATTTGACATCATGGACTCTTTTTATTATGCGTTTATGGCCTGCTTATATTATAGGCCGATATTTAAAAGATTGGGATAGTGTATTAAATGCAGTTAGGCATTTAATATGGATTGCCTTTATTTATTCCATTTTGATAATAATTTCTCCTGAAGTAACAAAAGCAAGTTATATTACTGTTGCATCGAATTTAATATATGTAGTATTATTGGCTACTTATAGTAGTGTAAAACAAGGTAAATGGTTTAGCTTGTTATTATGTGTTGTGTGTTGGTTACCTATGTTATTATATGGAAGTCGGACAATGTTATTTGGAATATTAGGAGTGTTTTTCTTATCTTTTTTATTGTCTTTGAAACGAATGTCATTTGGTAAGCAATTGGTAGTTATGACATTGTTGATTGCTTGTGTGATTATTATTGCTATTAATTTTGATACATTGTTTAAATGGCTATATGATGTTTTCCCGACCTCAAGAACACTGCAATATTTAGTCGCAGGCGATATTTTTGATGATTCGAACAGGTTTGTTTATTATGATAGGATTAAAAATTCTTTAAGTTTATATCCATTTAAAGTGTATGGTTTTTTAGGTGACCGTATTTATTATGCTGAACAGAGTGTGGATATTTTGTCTGTTGGAGAAATAGAGAGTATGTATTCACATAATGTTCCGTTAGAATTATGTATGAATTTTGGTCTGTTACCAGGAGTTTTTTTGAACTTATATTTCATGTATAAAATTGTAAGATGTTTTGGAATGTTAAGTAAAGGCAATGGTGGAGCGTTCCAAATAGTATTTGTGATATTTTTAGGAGTAACCTTGGTAAATATGATCGTTTCAGTGTCTTATCTAAATGAGTATTCCATATGGTTAATTATTGGTCTTGTTTTTCATATACTTGGGCGACATAATACAAAGGAGTTTTGTCAATTGAAATGTTAA
- a CDS encoding lipopolysaccharide biosynthesis protein, translating into MEILKKIYIKRYTRDFTLRLSASVISTIVSKVLLLPVLALMFSEEEYGLMLTIIGIESLISLVFGNTLYTVRMIMHSEYEKWGLVGDFNILAIVTSSLAGILVIPVIFLFPDIALLDKIFLVPYVILATINLYFTVYYSITLRFKDGLYQAMVTSIGLLMGIPIAWVLHSWVVCYLSSAIFGFVYLVWRTDIVRESLKKTLLFKTTLNKYYLLMIATIFSGGIVYLDRFILYPMIGASAVTMYITASYFGKSISVLAQPASNVMLSYFSQGDFNFSMKKYYLINLLIIVSFSIFTLIALFFGESITRLLFPKLVESASPYIFIANLSAGVSALTQLIKPVALRFAETKWQTVIQFLYILIYLIFGVLSLHFWGLIGFCYSVLIVNVLQFGAQNLICYRVIKNRKN; encoded by the coding sequence GTGGAGATATTAAAAAAAATATATATAAAAAGATATACAAGAGATTTTACACTTCGACTATCGGCTTCTGTAATATCTACAATTGTTAGCAAAGTATTGCTTTTGCCAGTATTGGCTCTAATGTTTTCGGAGGAAGAATACGGTCTGATGCTAACAATAATTGGTATAGAAAGTTTGATTTCTCTCGTTTTTGGGAATACTCTTTATACCGTGAGAATGATTATGCATAGTGAATATGAGAAGTGGGGACTTGTTGGTGATTTTAATATTTTAGCAATAGTTACTTCGTCACTTGCGGGAATTCTCGTAATTCCAGTTATTTTTCTTTTTCCCGATATTGCATTGCTTGATAAAATTTTTCTTGTCCCATATGTTATTCTTGCTACAATAAATCTATATTTTACTGTATATTACTCAATAACGTTAAGATTTAAAGACGGTTTATATCAAGCGATGGTTACATCTATAGGTTTGTTGATGGGAATACCTATTGCATGGGTTTTGCATTCTTGGGTCGTTTGTTATTTAAGCTCGGCTATTTTTGGTTTTGTTTACTTGGTATGGCGAACAGATATAGTTCGGGAATCATTGAAAAAGACGTTATTATTCAAAACAACATTGAATAAATACTATTTACTTATGATTGCAACAATATTTAGTGGTGGCATCGTATATTTAGATCGTTTTATTCTTTACCCAATGATTGGTGCATCTGCTGTTACTATGTACATAACAGCGTCCTATTTCGGAAAGTCTATAAGTGTTTTAGCTCAACCGGCATCGAATGTAATGCTTAGTTATTTCTCACAGGGAGATTTTAATTTTTCGATGAAAAAATACTATTTGATTAATTTGTTAATAATAGTATCTTTTTCTATCTTTACACTGATAGCGTTATTTTTTGGGGAAAGTATAACACGACTTCTTTTTCCTAAACTTGTGGAAAGTGCAAGTCCATATATTTTTATTGCAAATTTATCTGCTGGAGTTTCGGCATTAACACAATTAATTAAACCTGTGGCGTTAAGATTTGCAGAAACAAAATGGCAAACGGTAATTCAATTTCTATATATATTAATATATTTAATATTTGGTGTATTGTCTTTACATTTTTGGGGGCTTATAGGATTTTGTTATTCTGTTTTAATTGTAAATGTTTTACAATTTGGCGCACAAAATCTTATTTGCTATAGAGTGATAAAAAATAGAAAGAATTGA